Below is a window of Longimicrobium terrae DNA.
ACCGCATGCTGCAGGAATTCCGCACCACCTTCGACACGGGCGATCACCTGCTGCGCTGAGGTTTCGCCCGGCGGATGGACGAAGAACGGCGGCACCCCCAGGGGAATGCCGCCGTTTTCCTATCCATCATCCATCCCCCGAAGCCGCGGATCGACGATCCCGGCGGATGGAAATCAGGCCTTGAGCCACATGGGCACGCCGCCCTCGCCATCCGTCTGGATCTGGTCCACGTCGTACACCTCGGTGGACACCCCGCCGATGGTGCCGGTGCCGGTGGACTGGATCATCTGCCAGCCGCGCGGCGCGGGGTGCGACACGCCGTCCACGTTGTACGCGGCCCAGTAGCTGTCGAACTTCAGTTCACTGTACAGCTGCGAGCCGGAAAGCCCCGGCCCGTAGCCCACGTACACGCCGGGAACGTATCCCGCCGCGGCGACCTGTTCGTACCACGCGTTGCAGTAGGCGGCCACGTCCGCGGACGGCGCGTTTTCCGCCACACACTCCAAGTCCAGCCACACCGACACGCCCGGCGGAAACCCGATCTGCTGCGTAAAGGCGGCGGCGTTGCGGCCGTACTCCTCGCCCAGCGACTGCGACGGCGCCCATCCCGGCTCTTCCACGTGCTGCACCGTCATCAGTGCCAGACCGTGGCCCAGAAGGCGCTGCGCC
It encodes the following:
- a CDS encoding DUF1906 domain-containing protein, producing the protein MLTGAVASASSGARGFDADTPISDEAAQAFVQAGFTFCLRYIGRTAMNPSTDLSAEEAQRLLGHGLALMTVQHVEEPGWAPSQSLGEEYGRNAAAFTQQIGFPPGVSVWLDLECVAENAPSADVAAYCNAWYEQVAAAGYVPGVYVGYGPGLSGSQLYSELKFDSYWAAYNVDGVSHPAPRGWQMIQSTGTGTIGGVSTEVYDVDQIQTDGEGGVPMWLKA